aaatgaataattttaggCAACTAAGCTAAACTTTCTATTGTGGGGCCTACAACCCAGAACAAGAATCCAAACTAAACCTTAATTTGAAAGGTAAACTCAAACAAAAACTTAATTTGCAAGGTAAAAACAGTGGTTCAGAATTCCCAGTTTGCCCATTGTTACCTAATATTGCATTAGGTTCCTTCTAGAAAGATACCGTAGATAATAGGGAAGAACACATAGCCCAACATCTTGTTCCAGTCGACTAGCATGTTTTATTATAGCAACAAGAGACAGAAGTGCATTTGGTAGTCATGACTATGGACATCCAAGAAATGCAGAATCATATATTTGGCCTCAAATAAACTTGAATGCTCTAGGATGTACAGACAAAACAGGTATTGAATACTTACTGTCACACAAGCtagctttctttttttttttttttcttgatgaGTAAAGCCATCGTGACACATGATGACAACATTTCAATATCACCATTCATGAAAACAGTAACTAAATAAACAATGGCCTAACTTTCATATACTGAAAATAAAAGGTTCAAAATAGCAGATTATGCTAataacctgtaatggaaggcaAAAAAATTCATATGGAGCACAAATGTCGTGGCATAATTGCTCTAAGTAAAAAGAAAGTATTCACCTTTTGTGAAACTCATCTTCAAATTCCCTTCCCCAAATAGATTGCCCACCAGTACCATCTCCCAAAGGATCTCCTGTCTGTATCATAAAGCCTTTGATGACCCGGTGAAAAATCAGATTATCATAGTAGCCATTTCTGCAGTGAGTAGTAAAGTTCTCCACAGTTTTTGGACATTCTTCAGGGTAAAGCCTCATATGAATGTCACCCAATGAGGTGTGCAAGATCTGATAAAATTGAGatacataaaaagaaaatggaaatatttaaaataaaatctaaagaCAGCACTAGAATAAAACAAACTAAACAAGCACATGGTTAATGAACCACAGTTTAAACTAGAAATAAGTATGAATAAATAAAACTGCATTGTGTAAGAATAGAACATTTCTTTGAAATGCTGAAGTAATTATGTTCGACAAGGCAGATTCTAGCAAGTACTTTAATGACTTCTGAAAAAGGTAGCTGAGCAGAGACAAAAATAGAGTAAGACACAGGTAAAGAACAGCACTAtcagaaaataattgatttgacACAAATAGAACAAGTTGGTAGAGAAATTACATAAAGAAAATTGCCAACCAAGAAACATTTTACCAAATAAAGGTCAAATGCACAAGTCAAGTGCCAATGCAAGTAAAACACGTAAAAAGCTAGCACCCAAGGTAGTCAAGGGCAAAAGGCACCCTTAAAGGCACTATGAACATTATATTAGCTGAGGCACTAGGCACCAAAAAAATGCTCACTTGACTGAAGCAAggtgctaaatttaaaaaaaaattataaaaaatatatttaatatggaAAAGATAATAAGACAATGTAATATATAACATtaacacacaaaatataaatataagttatataGCACGTGTTcaacatttatataaaaaaataaacaatgttAAATACTTATAGGAAAGCAAACAAAcatacaatataatataaatattcacacaaaaaatataagttaaacaatttatataaagtcatatactatataatattaacataaaaacaatattatatatgaagTTATAAGTTACATTGTTACCGGCTTATAGTTGTAGCAAACATACAATACTCTTTTGTTGCAAATATTAACTGAGTATTAACTAAAAGTCTAGAACAAAATATAGATATCATAGAACAAAACAGTGACTGTCAAGGAACAATTAACAGACTTGGAAAAGTTAAAACATTAACTGAAAAACAATGCAACGGTGACTAAAAAGCAACATCAACAGCATACAACATGAGGAGGAGCCAGGTGTGTctaattttcttctctattttttcattttcccctTCGTTTTACTCCTCCTATTACACTGAGAGACCTTTCACATTCCTTCTACAAAGAAcccttcattttccttcaatttttctaCACAGTAGACCGAGTCTAAGTATTACTGGCAGAAGTACAAAAACAATTAAGGAAAAAGAAACCTCACCACATTATCTGGAAGAGATGTTGTGACAGCTTTTCCTATGTCTGATACAGCCAAAAGTTCATCAGCAGGAGGCTTCTCATTGAACACATCTCTTCCTTTAGTTGCATCTTCAGGTTCCTCTGGTTCTCTCCGACTATCAAAACCATAATAAAGACAAAAGTAAGAACCTCTTCATtatcatcacaagccttaattccacaAATAAACAAGAGGTGGGATATCAAATAACCCACAGTTCAGGAGCCAGAGCAATTAAAAAGAGTCTTCACTTGTTTGCTTATTAGTGCCACAAATGATATATTAGctgaaattcatttgaaaaacTAAAGTAAAAATGTGGCATAAAATATCGTAAATTATCACCTCTAGTAGAATTATCCATGCTTTTCAAAGAAAATCTTAAATTTAGACAGGCATCACACTATCACAAAAACATCTGAAATTTGTGGTACCTGAACAAATAGATTCTGTGCTTTTTGAAGGCACAGCATAAGAGAGTGGGATCTGTCAAAGGTTCTTTGGCCTCATTAACATTTGCTGCTGTGGCGGGGATTTTCCTTACTTTTTTACTGCTCCGGTCACCTTGATACAAGGCAATTTTTAAGAATCTATCGTTGTTCTCCACCTTTCCTAGAATTCGGGCAACTTTATTTGTATGTAAATTTACAACCTGGCAAcacaaattacaaaagaaaatacaGAACTTAGATATCCCATTAGTTCAAAATAAGAAGTGgggaaaaaaaggaaggaaagcaAAATATCTAAGGAGATAACAAgcttttttatattgaaaaattcaatcaaaacaTGAACAATTCTTCTTCGGCTGAAGAATGAAGCATCCAAGTCACATGTAGATTTCAAAATGCAAGCGCACAACAGCTCACTATCTTAGATGGCAATTTTGTGCTTCAAGAGGCAGTGTCAGAATTGAGGTGCAACACAGCTTGTTCCTTCATCAGCCATTTGATTCAGATACTACTGCCTATGTTACAAACTTTGGAATTGGAGGAGGTGGCAAGCAATTATAAGTCACCAAAGACAGCTAAGAGGAGGTTTCAGCATTTTGGGGTAGTGCAGAAGTTTCAGTGCTTGTAGATGAGGACAAAGGGTGCATGCTTAGTGAGTTTGCTAATGTTCAATGCAGTTGCTTCCATTTTGGGCCATAAGATATACATCCTTTATTTGAAGCTTTTCTTTAAAAGCAGCATGTTTAGAATTCAAATACTAGAAGATTCTAGAGGACATAGACAGGGTATAAGACATTTTTGTCAAATGGAGGTTGGTTTACCCTGTTCAATAGTATTTCTTGACCTTGCCTACTGTTTATcatctaaatttattattgcatCTACTATCGCTAGAGTACTTGAGAAGCAACAGTGAGATTTTATATGGGAAGGCGTagaaatatattcaaatatcattcGATGGATTGGGGAAACAGTAGCAGACCTATTAGAGTAGAAGCCTGAATACAGAGATTCTTAATAGCATAAATGGTTGTGGGCATAAGCTTGTGGAAAGGATAGGGTCTAGGACTTGGAGAACGTGTTGGGTAAGCTAGGCAGTATGAGCAAAGACTGGGTTTCAATGGAGGTTTCTGTGTGTTGCATGATATATCCCATATTGGGTTTTGGAAGGGGATATACGAGCTTGTGGGATTATCAGGGCCATATTCAGCTCTTAGTAATTAACAAGGTTCATTTCTAGACACATATTCACCATAGAGGATACATTATAAACAACTTTCACTAATCTTAAGGTACCACAATTGTAGAAATTCATGAAATACTATTTCAAAAGAGATGATGATCCAGTTTTCTAGGACACTGATGATCTACAGAATAATCTTAAAGATAGGGAGATTGAGTAAATTTCAACTTTGTAAAACACAGATAACTGCATGCGTGGAGCTGGTGAGGATTCATTGAAGTGGGTGCATCTGAGGTCTGGAGATTTAAAGTGACTTTTTCTTAAGTGTTTTAATGGCTCtcaagaattttattttcttggggGGATTGGATGTCTAAGGCCCCTTTTTTAGATAGCAATGTTAGATTCATGGAAAATATCGATCATTGGCAATTTAACTAAGAGGGAGTCATATTGCAGTTAACTGGTTTATGCATGCAAACAAGGCTAAGGATATTTGGACAATAGTGTTAATGTGTTATTTGAGTtcgttgtttttcttttgttgtggttttgatgatgaaaaacaatattgaatctatgttaaaaaatttatttggtgcatctatctttcttttcaagcaccaaaatgaaaatcaattcatcatgaaaatcaatttcaatttatgccaaaaatttcattctctaATCTCTTGATGGCATTTggtttggaaaaataaatttttatcgtcaaaagaatattttatttatcaaaattggCCATATAGCATTTAAATATCAAAtccatgttttaattttgaaggTCAGCATGTCAACCATTTTTGAAGAACAGCCgaccatttttaaaaatggtcGACCGTTTTCTCTTAAAGTGTCGATCATTTTTTTTGACCGTTTTTATGCAAGGTCTCAGCCAAGTGCGGTTGGCAACTACAACATCATTTTCAGTTGATCACTTTTGTCCATGTCGACCGTTTTTCTCCTTCTGGTCAACCGTTTCTTTGAGCACGTTGATTGCTTTTTACTTTAACGGCTAGTTTTGCAAGCTCCAACAGTCACAAACAACTAGTTTTATTCAAAGCATTGGAGAAGGCTATAAATATAGCCCATGGATGCACTAGAGAAGgttaatggatgggaatgaattgACTTGAGCATACAAGAGTTATTCATCTTCTCTCAAGTGCATGTGCTTTCatattttgtctcaaaaaagCTATagatatcatttgtaatatttGCTTTAgcctttgtatttttgtttgagaGATTATTATAACTAAGAGAGCAATCTTTTAGATTCATTGTAAGTTTCTATTGCATTGCCTAACTTgtgagctagagggcctattagGTTTTGGTAGGAAGTTTGTATTTCCTAACGGTTTATGCTAGATggcctacttggttaagtaggaggtttgaTGAATTGTTTGAAATCCTTAGTGgggagctaagatagtggattaagTTGAGTTTAGCCGAACCACTATGAAATTCTTGTGTCTCTAACATTATTTTGATTGtgcttttattttcatttcacttTTTGTGATTTCTATTTCAAAATctccttaaaatttttaaattattaatcactcaattcaccccccctcttgggtgtgtggtgcCATTCATTGTGCCAACCCAACAAGTTCTAGCAAGGATTGTGCTTTCCCAAGCACAGTGGCAGTGTTAATGCATTTTTGGAAGGTGGCTCTAGTGGCAAAAAGGAGATTTGTTGATTGGCTCCTTTAGTTTTGATGTGGTATCTATTAGATATATTCCTTCCTctcaaaacacaacaaaattttggacaaataattGAATAGTTAAGCTCAAGGAAGGTTTATTGTCTGCTTTGTATAATAGGATTTCAAGGATATTATAGATCTGTCTGTCTCAATGTTCTGGATTTTTCAGGCCCTTGAATAGATGCCTCTTCAGACTTGAATACCCATCTTTCATAAATTTGTGATACCCTGTTTTGTGCTAAATTTCTATATGTATTTGCCTCATACAAAGTCAATTACTATCCAAAGTAAAGGGCATTGTTTCCTTACTTTAATCCCAAGGAGGGTTGCATATATGAGGAAGTTAGAGCTTTCATCAAAAATTGCATTTGGTTGCGGtgcattttctgttttttcgATTTCCTTCTCTACAGCCATTCTTCGTCCAAAATCAATAGCTTCCAGCCGGTACATGGGAACATCACTTCTCTGGAGATCTTGTGCCACCTAGACAACATAAAAAGATTAAGCTATTGGAAGGATATCTGAAGCCAAACATACATCTGAGTGCCTTGAAGAAACTGCAATTACCTCCAGAGATTCATCATAGACTCTTCTTAGTTTACCTGTTCTAAACCAAAAAACGCGTATCTTACGATCAGGAGAAGTGACGGAAAATTGCTTACCATCTGGGCTCACCTGAGGAAAAGTACCAGGATACTGTAGTCATTAGTAAAAAGATAGACAAATCATAAGCAATTTCCAGTGAACACAATTACTTAAAGAATCAGAAAACTGCATATTCATATCCAGaatcatttataaattttagttgACATTAATCCCGGTTTCCCTCAAAGATCAATCATGCAATACCATTCAACTTGTTAAGCAAGTTCATACTCCAACCCTTGTATCTGAGAGTGAAAACAGAAAGTTGATGAGATACACATTACCTCAATGGTAGAAACAGTTGTTTTGCATTTCACAATTTCAAAGAGATTGGTATCACTTTTCAGTCTGAAATTCACCCTGGATGCATCATATTAAGTAAGTATACTTGAAACCTAAAACAGATAccaattaaaattagaaaataaaaaaagcaacAGTTTCATGTGCTTGCAAAAATGCTAGATAGCGCACATGTCAAACAAAATTTAGAACATCGATATTTGTCAAGGTGACCCATATGGAGACACAGCAGATAGTGACTCACCTCCTCAAGCTAAAGCAAGCAGCTTGAGGTGTTGAAGGCAAGTAGGGGGTGGATTTTTAGGGCTAAGTGGCAAGATTGGAGTGTGACTAGGTGTCCAGCAACTTCCATTGGCCAGCCCAACTCTCTTCCATTCTCGGAACAATCAAGTTTTAGTCAGCGGCTCTCAAGGGAAGAGTATTATAGTAAGAGGCAGAACCATGATGAATTGAGGATATAAATCAATGGTGAAGTTACTTTTTGGGATGACCGTCCTTGCGCGGCCCTTGATGTTCATGCCCTCGATTACGTCAGGGGAGGTAAATCGCAGGTTGGGTCTTTGACTCTTGTGCAGGGCGAGGATCGAACTCGCAACCCACTAGATTGAACCAACATATTGCGCATCCAATCGCTTAACCTATGCCCTGAGGGCAATGGTGAATTTACTTTTTGATCAGATGTGGAGTTGCTTTATGGTATTTCGTATCATTAAGCTCAGATAGAGAATGAAATAAAATGTATGCACGCAAGGCAGACAGAAAGGAAACAGTCAATTAGAGGTCAATTGTGAATATGAGCATGATATTCAACTGCTAAAAAGGAACCTAGGAAAGTTTGAATGTTAGCTGGGACAATCAGTTGTGCTAGACACGTAAAGGATCACTTGTGAGGAAGGTTGTGTGGCAAAGGAGAGTCAACTGGTTACATCGGCTATTAACCCTAAGGAACTAAAAATCAGAAGAAATACACTTCCAAGGCAGATTttgcataaataaaataaagggtaAGTCCTATTTATTGAGTAAGGACTCTTCACACCTGTCACAAGTTTCAGGACTTGTGAGTCAGGTTAGTCAATGGGACATGGCAGGTCACGACCATGCTAACCTATGCCAAGGTAATGACAACAGAAAGACATATACTGCGATGTAGACCGCACACCACAAATACTTTCAACACTAGAAATATTGAAGGGATTACTCAATCTCCAAGTGAAATTGCTAGTACTATAGTTggtattgaaaatttttaagttgCATTATGTGGCTCAATAATCTTTCACTTGCGTCATTGTTATTTGCTTGCTAAATGAATACTTATTTTAAGTAGAACACTTGGGCTTCTAAAACTTATCTAAAAAATCTTGACTATTGTATATAGCATAGTACattaaatatattaacataCCCAATCTGATTGTTTAATTGCGTCAGTGCATTAAATAATTCTCTCGACACTTCTAGTGTTGAAGATATTCATCCTATTCCTAGCGGATCCAAAGTCTAGATAAAGGGGTATGTTTGCATTAGGTAGCATAGCCTATgtaaaattgttaaatcttTTATCATGAattattataaacaaaatagCAAATCATCTTATCTATTTGTTTAAGGTTCTGTCATATATTCCCATCTCTGGGACTAATATTCTGCAATTTATAGgacaattacaaaaatataagcACTAACAAATATAGTGGAACttgaaaaaaaagataaaaaagttcAAAACAAGCATTCTTAGAAATGGAGATACAAGCAGATAACTTTCTCGTTTCTCTTTGTAATCCAGTGAGTAAATGACATACAGGATAACTTTGCTATGACAGTGGAGTCAGGCAGTAAATAATGGTGCAGCCACAGACCCACTTAAAACTGAGTACATTCTATAcatcaaaacaaaataacataattaagtACAAAGAACTACCACATTCATCCAATTATTAAACAATTCAATTAGTTCTCCTAAAAATGATACTTGAGTTCCATCGGCCTATTTCATGgatcaaacataaaataattttataatgagTTCCACCATAAATGGtaaatcaaaatttctaaaagcCAACCATAGTCTACTGAGATATAAAAGCATGCGCATGCACACATAAAATATGTAGAAACGCACCCGTCCTCTGGAAACTTGAGTGTAGCAGGGTTCCAGTACTCAATGATTCCCTTGTCATCAGCAGATATAACAGTATCGAAAATATGGTTGaatttcataacttttacagGACCCAAGTGTATCTGAAGGGAGacaaattagaataaaaaatttaaaagatgatCCCTCAGGAGAACCAGGGAGAGGTGCAGCATAGTATAGAATGCTCAAAGTAACTTTCTAATAACCCTACCTCTCTAGAGATGATGGGTTCATTTGAACCACTTCTTGCATCATAGATGTGTACAAATGAAGAGTTTCGATCACTAATAGCAAGCTTGGCTTTGACATCCCCTTGTTTGTAAACCCACTCAACAGAACCAGCTATATATGGAATACGTATCATGACCATCATATCATAGTTGACCACATCATATATTTTCACAGAACGATCACTTGATATGGTGCAGCATAGCAATCCATCAACACTGACCTGCAAACCTAAACCAAGTtatgatcaatgaatgggaggatTAAACAAATCTGAGGCCAACAAAGAAAGGAAGGCACAATAAATGCTGCCTCATTAGGGAATGTAAATTTGTGACAAAATGATAACCACAAACCCAAAGCCTGACATACATACACAGGAAccaatatgaaaaataatgcataaTGTTTGAAACAGGCAAATAATTTGGTTCCACCAGGTTAATGAAAAACGGCATCAGGAGGAGTAATACAGCTTCATGACTGTGCGTTTGAGGTGGATCCAAGTGCGTTTGCTGAACTGAAGGTAGGCGAGTATTGGAAGCAACTAGGTTGTTAGTTGAAACAGCATTGGGCGATCTCCGATGAGCTAAAGTAAAGCCAAGATATCACTGAAAATTGCCTTTGCAAAAAGTGGGATTAGAATCAACCTTCTTGATTCCTCAAAAGACTGCAACAAAGCAGTTCCCTGCCCACAGACTCCTTATGCTCTAGTTACTCGAGGCCCAGGATTGAAGGCGAAGTAGGAAGAATTCTTGGCTATTTGACCTAGGCGACTACTGTGAGGCGATCGATTCTCCTAGGCGACTGCATGTGAGGCGATTTTGAACAGAATTCCAGTGACTTTGGATGCTGAGAGTAGGCAACCTTCAAGAGGCCACTGCAAAGCTGATTGAGTATAGACCCAGGTGATTTCTGATTGATTCCTGGTGGCAACAGAAACCAATTGAACTCTTAGAAAGATTGCAGTGGAACAGGATGATTTACGAAAGTGAATTTTCAAGGTTTGAATCTGTTGAGATGGATGAAGGACTTCTTGAAGGTGCACAGCCATTTGGGAAAACACTCAAGGAAGAATGGGTCGCAACAAGAAATGAATTCAATAACCTCAAATGAAAGTTGGATGACTTGATGATTCTTGTTgaacttgagagagagaaaccctagttggagaaaataaattccttatcaaACATATAGATTATACATCTATTTATACTAATACTAAATAGGTCATGACATAAGCAtgacataaatataaatctcGCATTCCCCCTTAAGCtggaacatatatattatatgtttcaagtttgttacaaatgtaatttatttgagaGCACGTGGAGATATTGCTGTAGACAACGACTGCTTTGGGTCAGCTACAAATGAGTACCAGAGGCAGTTTTTGATTGGAGGCAGATCTTAGCGATGGCGACAATGATGGTAGATCGACGTTGCAATGGCGACACGAGATCTATGCGATGCACAAGATCTGGAGAAGAGGCTACGAGACCTGAGAGTCACGCTGAAAGGAGACGAGATATGAAAAACTAGCCACGAGATCTAATTAGCAGCCGTGAGATCTGGATGGGAACAACGCGAATCTAAACGGGAGCTGCCGGATCTGAAGAGCGAGGGTTGAATCTGAGTGAAGGGCAACCGGATCTGAATAGTGGTGGCTGGATTTGAAGAACGATGGTTGGATCTGAGGGATTGATGGCCGGATTTGAAGGATTGACGGccaaatttgagaaataatggTTGGATCTGAAGACCGATAGCCGGATCTGAGGTCCGATAGTTAGATCTAACCAGGTCTGAGGGATTGATGGACAGATATGATGGAATGACGATTGGATCTGACAAATGATGGTCGGATCTAAGGTCCAATAGCCAGATTTGAAGGATTGACGATCGAATCTAGGCAAATATAGATTTGAAGGCCGCGGGCAGATCTGAAGGTCAGTGGCCGACGAGAGATGGCAGTAACAGCAGATGTGGAGGCTACGGGCTGCAGATTCAAAGGCCGCGGGACTGAAGGCAACGACCCAAGGCTTCTGCGGACGACCACAAAGGGTGACGGCGCTTGGCGACTGCAGAAGGCAA
This genomic stretch from Diospyros lotus cultivar Yz01 chromosome 1, ASM1463336v1, whole genome shotgun sequence harbors:
- the LOC127805409 gene encoding peptidyl-prolyl cis-trans isomerase CYP71 isoform X1, which produces MAETEAAEEETMIGPGPAQRSRPKRPLQFEQAYLDSLPSVNMYEKSYMHRDVVTHVAVSAAEFFITGSADGHLKFWKKKGLGIEFAKHFRSHLGPIEALAVSVDGLLCCTISSDRSVKIYDVVNYDMMVMIRIPYIAGSVEWVYKQGDVKAKLAISDRNSSFVHIYDARSGSNEPIISREIHLGPVKVMKFNHIFDTVISADDKGIIEYWNPATLKFPEDGVNFRLKSDTNLFEIVKCKTTVSTIEVSPDGKQFSVTSPDRKIRVFWFRTGKLRRVYDESLEVAQDLQRSDVPMYRLEAIDFGRRMAVEKEIEKTENAPQPNAIFDESSNFLIYATLLGIKVVNLHTNKVARILGKVENNDRFLKIALYQGDRSSKKVRKIPATAANVNEAKEPLTDPTLLCCAFKKHRIYLFSRREPEEPEDATKGRDVFNEKPPADELLAVSDIGKAVTTSLPDNVILHTSLGDIHMRLYPEECPKTVENFTTHCRNGYYDNLIFHRVIKGFMIQTGDPLGDGTGGQSIWGREFEDEFHKSLRHDRPFTISMANAGPNTNGSQFFITTVATPWLDNKHTVFGRVAKGMDVVQAIEKVKTDKNDKPYQDVKILNVTVPKS
- the LOC127805409 gene encoding peptidyl-prolyl cis-trans isomerase CYP71 isoform X2 produces the protein MAETEAAEEETMIGPGPAQRSRPKRPLQFEQAYLDSLPSVNMYEKSYMHRDVVTHVAVSAAEFFITGSADGLQVSVDGLLCCTISSDRSVKIYDVVNYDMMVMIRIPYIAGSVEWVYKQGDVKAKLAISDRNSSFVHIYDARSGSNEPIISREIHLGPVKVMKFNHIFDTVISADDKGIIEYWNPATLKFPEDGVNFRLKSDTNLFEIVKCKTTVSTIEVSPDGKQFSVTSPDRKIRVFWFRTGKLRRVYDESLEVAQDLQRSDVPMYRLEAIDFGRRMAVEKEIEKTENAPQPNAIFDESSNFLIYATLLGIKVVNLHTNKVARILGKVENNDRFLKIALYQGDRSSKKVRKIPATAANVNEAKEPLTDPTLLCCAFKKHRIYLFSRREPEEPEDATKGRDVFNEKPPADELLAVSDIGKAVTTSLPDNVILHTSLGDIHMRLYPEECPKTVENFTTHCRNGYYDNLIFHRVIKGFMIQTGDPLGDGTGGQSIWGREFEDEFHKSLRHDRPFTISMANAGPNTNGSQFFITTVATPWLDNKHTVFGRVAKGMDVVQAIEKVKTDKNDKPYQDVKILNVTVPKS